In the Agrococcus beijingensis genome, GCACCGACGATGATGGCGGTCTGCGTCATGGCTCCGAGGCTAACGCCGGTCGCTGTGCGCCCGCACGGCGCGGCGCTCAGTCGTGGTGGGGAGCGTCGTCCTCGCCGGCCTTCTGCGACACCCGCCGATCCCACACCAGCCACTTGTCGTCGATGGCCTGCTCGATGTCGACCCCGGTGGCCTCCGCGAGCGCGAGGAGCATGCCCACCGCATCCGCCAGCTCGAGCGCGAAGCGGCGGTCGATCTCCTCGGGGCTGTGGCCCTTGTCGCGCTGCCGGCCGGTCTTGGCGAGCCACGCCTGCACGAGCTCGCCGACCTCCTCCTGCAGCTTCAGCACCAGCCAGTCGGCGTCGCGCTCGAAGCCGTACACGTCGGCGTAGCGGCGCGAGATCGCATCGATCTGCCGGGCGAGGGCGCGGAGCTCCATGCGGCCCATGCTCGCATGCGGGCGTAGATTCGAGCCTATGGATCAAGCGTTCAACGACCTGCTCGCCCACAACCGGGAGTTCGCCTCGAACTTCGACCTGCAGGGCTTCGACGGTGTGGCGAAGTCGGGCGTCGCGATGGTGACGTGCATGGAT is a window encoding:
- a CDS encoding pyrophosphatase, whose translation is MELRALARQIDAISRRYADVYGFERDADWLVLKLQEEVGELVQAWLAKTGRQRDKGHSPEEIDRRFALELADAVGMLLALAEATGVDIEQAIDDKWLVWDRRVSQKAGEDDAPHHD